A single window of Mycolicibacterium aurum DNA harbors:
- a CDS encoding MSCRAMM family adhesin SdrC, which produces MSAYPPRHRITRVDAPGGARAFWAAKELLDPDIATGPARHARTGTHRYAAHVGRVGALAVSLGIGFAIVNSATGVAFAEGDSDSGSSASSAASDSAESNSTADDGWSKTRGGTRAQGDSGPGGGDAQDSDAGAADGDDSGLDGADTEEEPDDESNEASDHESSADDTITDVDADDGAGADDAEVAVVDAEDTTEVAAGAEVKLKGAPVRPDAAVHSTRTTAGPLPETPAPAEALVSVNPVAAAVSTIVAPLADPELPAPSPLADGVLAWVRRLITHTFFNKTPVVRSIETEQILTGQVLITIDAYDPNGDPLTYDIIQPEGGLVFREPLTGTFVYTPAVPVVGDPVPVEFQVVIRDDSEHLTGVLGSIQKVLHSIARVFRLAQPDNLTQTVGFDVTPILQLPPTAVVLGGLPYVLGDDPVQLLSVAEITDLDSPSLKEVTLTIGAGRQDGDTLGWTAPAGSSIISTWTNAWTLTLSGLASQDDYENALKAVTFSATELGLIGRTVTITLTDEHDVDNVVPAFVVTTVLPSLPVDLPPSVLATGGAPYFLNGDPVTLLSIAQIIDPDSAALKRALVTIGLGRVDGDALGYAPPAGSTVSVLQVDDHTIELSGIHSKADYEAALKAITFSATSLGLVARTIEITLTDADDVDSLAPALVAATVLPAIVLEPPLIVAPVGAPIHTIGKAPVALVSSVAIANADNGQLTGAVVSIGLNRVAGDALGFSAIAGNPVSAVQTNAWTVTLSGTGTVAQYQQMMESITFSATQVGLPRTVTITVTEADGDTSPAPGIVFANSIPALRPTVAVASLPAVYTIGKPGTALAPVVIIEDLDSAVLTGATVSVGVGKQTGDALTYTAPPGITITVTGNGTSTLTFSGTATKEQYEAALEAVTFSATGGALIPRTFAINVTDDSGLAALLPATASAVVKNPDAPTVVTVGLSGLALPTVGATVKPITLATIVDTDSTVLTGASVRITGNRTSGDTLGYSPIAGNPVTATYNSGTGELELSGTATIAQYKQALEAVTFKATQFGGGFLDVTHIRTLSVYVTDDSNVSNALPGVVAVTVLR; this is translated from the coding sequence ATGAGTGCGTATCCACCTCGTCACCGGATCACCCGCGTCGATGCGCCTGGCGGCGCCCGCGCGTTCTGGGCGGCGAAGGAACTTCTCGACCCCGACATCGCCACCGGTCCGGCGCGGCATGCTCGCACGGGCACCCACAGGTATGCGGCACACGTCGGGCGGGTGGGTGCGCTGGCGGTGTCGCTCGGCATCGGATTCGCCATCGTGAACTCGGCTACCGGCGTCGCCTTCGCCGAGGGTGATTCCGACTCGGGGTCCTCGGCATCATCGGCGGCGTCCGACTCCGCAGAGAGCAACTCGACTGCCGACGACGGTTGGTCGAAGACCAGGGGCGGCACGCGTGCGCAGGGAGATTCGGGACCTGGCGGCGGCGACGCGCAGGACAGCGATGCCGGCGCCGCAGACGGCGACGACTCAGGACTGGACGGTGCCGATACCGAGGAGGAGCCCGACGACGAATCGAACGAGGCGTCCGACCACGAGTCGTCCGCCGACGACACGATCACCGATGTCGACGCGGACGACGGGGCAGGCGCGGACGACGCGGAGGTTGCGGTAGTCGACGCGGAGGACACGACCGAGGTGGCCGCCGGTGCCGAGGTCAAGCTCAAGGGCGCACCGGTCCGGCCGGACGCCGCGGTCCACAGCACGCGCACCACCGCCGGACCGCTGCCGGAAACACCGGCGCCCGCCGAAGCGCTGGTCTCGGTCAACCCCGTCGCGGCTGCGGTGTCGACCATCGTCGCCCCGTTGGCGGATCCTGAACTGCCCGCTCCCTCGCCGCTGGCCGACGGGGTGCTGGCGTGGGTGCGCAGGCTGATCACCCACACGTTCTTCAACAAGACGCCCGTGGTGCGCTCCATCGAGACCGAGCAGATTCTGACGGGTCAGGTGCTCATCACCATCGACGCCTATGACCCCAACGGCGACCCGCTGACCTACGACATCATCCAGCCCGAGGGCGGCCTGGTGTTCCGGGAACCGCTCACCGGAACCTTCGTGTACACCCCCGCGGTCCCGGTCGTCGGAGATCCGGTGCCCGTCGAGTTCCAGGTCGTCATCCGGGACGACTCGGAGCATCTCACCGGTGTTCTCGGCAGCATTCAGAAGGTGTTGCACTCCATCGCGCGCGTGTTCAGGCTGGCGCAACCCGACAACCTCACCCAGACAGTGGGATTCGACGTCACCCCGATCCTGCAGCTACCGCCGACGGCAGTGGTGCTCGGAGGCCTGCCCTACGTGCTGGGTGACGATCCGGTGCAGCTGCTGTCGGTCGCGGAGATCACCGATCTGGACTCACCGTCTCTGAAAGAAGTCACGCTGACCATCGGCGCCGGCCGACAGGACGGCGACACGCTGGGCTGGACGGCGCCCGCCGGGAGCTCCATCATCTCGACGTGGACCAATGCGTGGACGCTCACCCTGTCCGGCCTTGCGTCGCAGGATGACTACGAAAATGCCTTGAAGGCAGTGACATTCAGCGCGACAGAGCTTGGCCTGATAGGCCGCACGGTCACCATCACACTCACCGACGAGCACGACGTCGACAACGTCGTCCCCGCGTTCGTCGTCACAACGGTCCTTCCGTCCCTTCCGGTCGACCTGCCACCGTCGGTGCTGGCGACGGGCGGGGCGCCCTACTTCCTGAACGGAGACCCGGTCACACTGCTGTCGATCGCGCAGATCATCGATCCCGATTCGGCGGCCCTGAAGCGGGCACTGGTCACGATCGGCTTGGGCCGCGTCGACGGGGATGCGCTCGGCTATGCCCCACCCGCGGGCAGCACCGTCAGCGTCCTTCAGGTCGACGACCATACGATCGAACTGTCCGGGATCCACTCCAAGGCCGACTATGAAGCCGCGCTCAAGGCAATCACTTTCAGCGCGACGTCGCTGGGTCTCGTCGCCAGAACCATCGAGATCACCCTGACCGACGCCGACGACGTCGACAGCCTCGCCCCCGCGCTCGTCGCGGCCACTGTGCTGCCTGCGATCGTGCTGGAGCCTCCGCTGATCGTGGCACCTGTCGGTGCGCCGATACACACCATCGGCAAGGCGCCGGTGGCGCTGGTGTCGTCGGTGGCCATCGCCAACGCGGACAACGGGCAGTTGACCGGAGCGGTGGTGTCCATCGGGCTCAACCGGGTGGCCGGCGATGCGTTGGGTTTCTCCGCCATCGCCGGTAATCCGGTCAGCGCCGTGCAGACCAACGCCTGGACGGTGACGCTGTCCGGCACGGGTACCGTGGCGCAGTACCAGCAGATGATGGAGAGCATCACGTTCAGCGCCACCCAGGTGGGTCTGCCGCGCACGGTGACGATCACCGTCACCGAGGCCGACGGTGACACCAGCCCGGCGCCCGGCATCGTCTTCGCGAATTCCATTCCGGCGCTTCGTCCTACTGTCGCGGTGGCCTCACTGCCAGCGGTGTATACGATCGGCAAGCCCGGCACCGCCCTGGCGCCGGTGGTCATCATCGAAGACCTCGACTCGGCGGTCCTCACGGGGGCGACGGTGTCCGTCGGAGTGGGCAAGCAGACCGGGGATGCGCTGACTTACACTGCGCCACCGGGGATCACGATCACCGTCACCGGCAACGGCACCAGCACATTGACTTTCTCGGGGACGGCCACCAAGGAGCAGTATGAGGCTGCGCTGGAGGCCGTGACGTTCTCGGCGACCGGCGGTGCGTTGATTCCGAGGACCTTCGCGATCAATGTCACCGACGACTCCGGCCTCGCGGCGCTTCTGCCGGCGACCGCCTCCGCGGTGGTCAAGAATCCCGATGCGCCGACGGTGGTGACGGTCGGTCTGTCCGGCCTCGCTCTGCCCACCGTCGGTGCCACCGTCAAGCCGATCACGCTGGCGACGATCGTCGACACCGACTCCACCGTCCTCACCGGCGCCTCCGTCCGTATCACGGGTAACCGCACTTCCGGTGACACCCTGGGGTATTCGCCGATCGCGGGCAATCCCGTCACCGCGACCTACAACAGCGGAACCGGTGAGCTGGAGCTGTCCGGGACGGCGACGATAGCGCAGTACAAGCAGGCGCTGGAGGCGGTCACATTCAAGGCCACCCAGTTCGGCGGCGGTTTCCTCGACGTAACGCACATCCGGACCCTGTCGGTTTATGTGACCGACGATTCGAACGTCAGCAACGCCCTGCCCGGTGTCGTCGCGGTGACGGTGTTGAGGTAG
- a CDS encoding DNA repair helicase XPB, producing the protein MTDGPLIVQSDKTVLLEVDHEQAGAARAAIAPFAELERAPEHIHTYRITPLALWNARAAGHDAEQVVDALVSFSRYAVPQPLLVDIVDTMGRYGRLQLVKHPAHGLMLVSLDRAVLEEVLRNKKIAPMLGARIDDDTVIVHNSERGRVKQMLLKIGWPAEDLAGYVDGEAHPIDLDQDGWELRDYQQMAADSFWEGGSGVVVLPCGAGKTLVGAAAMARAGATTLILVTNTVAGRQWKRELIARTSLTEDEIGEYSGERKEIRPVTIATYQVITRRTKGEYKHLELFDSRDWGLIIYDEVHLLPAPVFRMTADLQSRRRLGLTATLIREDGREGDVFSLIGPKRYDAPWKDIEAQGWIAPAECIEVRVTMTDNERMLYAVAEPEERYKLCATAHTKVAVVKSILARHPSEPTLVIGAYLDQLDELGAELDAPVIQGSTKTAEREALFDGFRRGEIRTLVVSKVANFSIDLPEASVAVQVSGTFGSRQEEAQRLGRLLRPKADGGGAVFYSVVSRDSLDAEYAAHRQRFLAEQGYGYVIKDADDMLGPAI; encoded by the coding sequence GTGACCGACGGCCCGCTGATCGTGCAGTCCGACAAGACGGTGCTGCTCGAAGTCGATCATGAGCAGGCCGGTGCCGCCCGCGCCGCGATCGCACCGTTCGCCGAACTGGAGCGGGCGCCCGAGCACATCCATACCTATCGCATCACGCCGCTGGCCCTGTGGAACGCGCGCGCCGCCGGCCACGACGCGGAGCAAGTGGTCGACGCACTGGTGTCGTTCTCGCGGTACGCCGTGCCCCAACCGCTTCTGGTCGACATCGTCGACACGATGGGCCGGTACGGACGTTTGCAGTTGGTAAAGCATCCGGCGCACGGCCTGATGTTGGTCAGCCTGGACCGGGCCGTGCTCGAGGAAGTGCTGCGCAACAAGAAGATTGCTCCGATGCTGGGCGCGCGTATCGACGACGACACCGTCATCGTGCACAACAGTGAGCGCGGCCGGGTCAAGCAGATGCTGCTCAAAATCGGTTGGCCTGCAGAAGATCTCGCCGGCTACGTCGACGGGGAGGCCCACCCGATCGATCTCGATCAGGACGGCTGGGAGCTCCGCGACTACCAGCAGATGGCCGCCGACTCGTTTTGGGAGGGTGGCTCCGGCGTCGTCGTACTGCCGTGCGGCGCAGGCAAGACCCTGGTGGGTGCGGCCGCGATGGCCCGTGCCGGCGCGACCACGTTGATCCTGGTCACCAACACGGTGGCGGGTCGGCAGTGGAAGCGGGAGCTGATCGCCCGGACGTCGCTGACAGAGGACGAGATCGGCGAGTATTCGGGCGAGCGCAAGGAGATCAGGCCCGTCACAATCGCCACCTACCAGGTGATCACCCGGCGGACGAAGGGCGAGTACAAGCACCTCGAGCTGTTCGACAGCCGCGACTGGGGCCTGATCATCTACGACGAGGTGCACCTGTTGCCTGCGCCCGTGTTCCGGATGACCGCCGACCTCCAGTCGCGCCGCCGCCTGGGCCTGACCGCCACGCTGATCCGGGAGGACGGCCGCGAGGGCGACGTCTTCTCCCTGATCGGGCCGAAGCGCTACGACGCGCCGTGGAAGGACATCGAAGCCCAGGGCTGGATCGCACCTGCCGAGTGCATCGAGGTCCGGGTCACGATGACCGACAACGAGCGGATGCTGTACGCGGTCGCGGAACCCGAAGAGCGATACAAGCTCTGCGCCACGGCGCACACCAAGGTCGCGGTGGTGAAGTCGATTCTGGCGCGCCATCCCAGTGAGCCGACGCTCGTCATCGGCGCGTACCTGGATCAGCTCGACGAGCTGGGAGCAGAGTTGGACGCGCCGGTGATCCAGGGCTCGACGAAGACCGCCGAGCGGGAGGCGCTGTTCGACGGATTCCGGCGCGGCGAGATCCGCACCCTAGTGGTCTCGAAGGTCGCGAACTTCTCCATCGACCTCCCGGAAGCCAGTGTCGCCGTGCAGGTTTCGGGAACCTTCGGCTCGCGCCAGGAAGAGGCTCAGCGGCTCGGCCGGTTGCTGCGCCCCAAGGCCGACGGTGGCGGCGCGGTGTTCTATTCGGTGGTGTCACGCGACAGCCTCGACGCCGAGTACGCGGCGCACCGGCAGCGTTTCCTCGCCGAGCAGGGCTATGGCTACGTCATCAAGGACGCCGACGACATGCTCGGGCCGGCGATCTGA
- a CDS encoding VOC family protein, translated as MNVGRVVPIVTVDDIAGSAEQYAAVLGLDVVMDHGWIVTLADPEHRHQVSLMTDDATAAVNPSVSVEVDDVDAAYEAARRAGLDIVHPLSDEEWGVRRFFFSDRDGNVVNVLTHRR; from the coding sequence ATGAACGTCGGACGCGTAGTGCCCATCGTCACGGTCGACGACATCGCGGGCTCCGCCGAGCAGTACGCCGCGGTCCTCGGCCTCGATGTCGTGATGGATCACGGATGGATCGTCACGCTGGCAGACCCCGAACACCGACATCAGGTAAGCCTGATGACCGACGATGCGACGGCCGCGGTCAATCCCTCGGTATCCGTCGAGGTCGACGACGTCGACGCCGCCTATGAGGCAGCCCGCCGGGCCGGGCTGGACATCGTGCATCCGCTGTCCGACGAGGAGTGGGGTGTCCGCCGCTTCTTCTTCTCCGATCGCGACGGCAACGTCGTCAACGTGCTGACGCACCGTCGCTGA
- a CDS encoding LLM class F420-dependent oxidoreductase yields MRFGLFIPQGWRLDLVGIEPRDQWRVMSELATYVDDGDVWDSLWVYDHFHTVPVPTGEATHEAWSLMAAYAATTSRIKLGQMCTAMSYRNPAYLAKVAATADVISGGRIQMGIGGGWYEHEWRAYGYGFPSAGTRLARLDEGVQIMRDAWRDGVVTFEGKHYQVDGAIVAPQPLQEDGIPLWIAGGGEKVTLRIAAKYAQYTNFTSEPEGFAHKSQVLADHCRDVGTDFGAIVRSANINAVVGSSESEVQERLGRVRSRISGLAGEPAADAMLNSMSTPQAGSGTPEQLIEALQNLRDLGCEYAICYFPEAAYDRSGIELFEREVIPAFS; encoded by the coding sequence ATGCGCTTTGGACTCTTCATCCCGCAAGGCTGGCGACTCGACCTGGTCGGAATCGAACCGCGTGACCAGTGGCGGGTGATGAGTGAGCTCGCGACCTACGTCGACGACGGGGACGTCTGGGACTCGCTGTGGGTCTACGACCACTTTCACACTGTGCCGGTCCCCACCGGTGAGGCGACCCACGAAGCGTGGTCGCTGATGGCGGCCTACGCCGCCACCACGTCCCGCATCAAGCTGGGCCAGATGTGCACGGCGATGAGCTACCGCAACCCCGCCTACCTGGCCAAGGTCGCCGCGACCGCCGATGTCATCTCCGGCGGGCGCATCCAGATGGGCATCGGGGGCGGTTGGTACGAACATGAATGGCGCGCATACGGATACGGATTTCCTTCGGCCGGTACGCGGCTCGCGCGCCTCGACGAGGGCGTGCAGATCATGCGCGATGCATGGCGCGACGGTGTCGTGACCTTCGAGGGCAAGCACTATCAGGTGGACGGGGCGATCGTGGCGCCACAGCCGCTGCAGGAAGACGGGATTCCGCTGTGGATCGCCGGTGGCGGCGAGAAGGTCACGCTGCGCATCGCCGCGAAGTATGCGCAGTACACCAATTTCACCTCTGAGCCTGAGGGTTTCGCCCACAAGTCGCAGGTGCTCGCCGACCACTGCCGAGACGTCGGAACCGACTTCGGCGCCATCGTCCGGTCGGCGAACATCAACGCCGTCGTCGGTTCGTCGGAGTCCGAGGTGCAGGAACGGCTCGGGCGGGTGCGGTCGCGGATCAGCGGCCTCGCCGGCGAGCCCGCGGCGGACGCGATGCTGAACTCGATGAGCACCCCGCAGGCGGGAAGCGGCACGCCGGAGCAGCTGATCGAGGCGCTGCAGAATCTTCGTGACCTGGGCTGTGAGTACGCGATCTGCTATTTCCCCGAGGCCGCATACGACCGCTCCGGCATCGAGTTGTTCGAGCGCGAGGTGATCCCGGCGTTCTCCTGA
- a CDS encoding pyridoxamine 5'-phosphate oxidase family protein: MALSQDEREQFLAEPHIAALSVSAGDKRGPLSVPIWYQYTPGGDLWFTTGAGSRKHKLIEAAGFVTLMVERVEPTVRYVAVDGPVLRIEPGTDEQLVEMTKRYLAPDKVEGYLEFARREHGESVAVFLKPEHWLSSDLGSL; this comes from the coding sequence ATGGCCCTGTCCCAAGATGAACGAGAACAATTCCTGGCCGAACCTCACATCGCGGCGTTGTCCGTCTCCGCCGGCGACAAGCGGGGTCCGCTCAGCGTGCCGATCTGGTACCAGTACACGCCGGGTGGTGACCTGTGGTTCACCACCGGCGCAGGTTCACGAAAGCACAAGCTCATCGAAGCGGCGGGCTTCGTGACGCTCATGGTCGAGCGTGTGGAGCCCACTGTGCGTTACGTCGCTGTCGACGGTCCGGTCCTGCGCATCGAACCCGGCACCGACGAGCAGCTCGTCGAGATGACCAAGCGTTATCTCGCCCCCGACAAGGTGGAGGGCTACCTCGAGTTCGCCCGCCGCGAGCACGGGGAGAGCGTCGCAGTGTTCCTCAAGCCGGAGCACTGGTTGTCGTCCGACCTCGGCTCGCTCTAG
- a CDS encoding class I adenylate-forming enzyme family protein: MPHNGEVTEGFTESIAAALSSYGDSPCIEFEGRWYSGAEVTAYGAAIASALRAADVDDGAPVGLVVRNRLPHAAAIAGFLAAGRAVSMIYSFQSPEAIAADVERLNLSAVVADRDDWTEPVVGAARRVGSAGVELALAEPMVSAVEGLERRDNSRIHAPAEPGVALNILTSGTTGPPKRQAIKVHVLARTVFSVTAGERGSVDAPPEFAYWQFGGIGVCQLIAGIYHGRPIVMMERFTVDGWVDAVKRHRIARSGVQPAVIRMLLDADVPAADLSSLECLISASGPLDPQTRDEFERRYGIPVRLAYGATEFAGSLCAWTPDMVRDFGATKRNSVGRALADTELRIVDPDTGEELPVGARGLLEAKVAPMGPEWIRTTDIASIDDDGFVTLHGRADGAINRGGFKVLPETVRRVLVTHPGVRDACVVGVPDARLGQVPFAAIEAAPGVPAPSQRELEDLVRQALPVYHVPVAFAVVDELPRNPALKVSLPAVAALYPGAVR, translated from the coding sequence ATGCCTCACAATGGCGAGGTGACCGAAGGGTTTACCGAAAGCATCGCGGCAGCGCTGAGCAGCTACGGCGACAGTCCCTGTATCGAGTTCGAGGGCCGCTGGTACTCGGGCGCCGAGGTGACGGCTTACGGTGCGGCCATTGCCTCGGCGCTTCGCGCTGCCGATGTCGACGACGGTGCTCCGGTCGGCCTGGTGGTACGCAATCGACTTCCGCATGCCGCCGCCATCGCCGGGTTTCTGGCGGCCGGGCGCGCCGTGTCGATGATCTACTCCTTTCAGTCGCCGGAGGCGATCGCTGCCGACGTCGAGCGCCTGAACCTCTCCGCTGTGGTGGCAGATCGCGACGATTGGACAGAGCCGGTGGTGGGCGCCGCGCGGCGCGTAGGTAGTGCCGGGGTGGAGCTCGCGCTCGCGGAGCCGATGGTGAGTGCCGTCGAGGGCCTCGAGCGTCGCGACAACTCGCGGATCCATGCTCCGGCAGAGCCCGGCGTGGCGCTGAACATCCTCACCAGCGGCACCACCGGGCCTCCGAAGCGTCAGGCGATCAAAGTGCATGTGCTGGCGCGCACCGTGTTCAGCGTGACTGCGGGGGAGCGAGGATCCGTCGACGCGCCGCCGGAGTTCGCCTATTGGCAGTTCGGCGGTATCGGGGTGTGCCAGCTGATCGCGGGCATCTACCACGGCAGGCCGATCGTCATGATGGAACGGTTCACCGTCGACGGTTGGGTGGACGCCGTGAAGCGGCACCGCATCGCGCGATCGGGCGTGCAGCCTGCCGTGATCCGGATGCTCCTCGACGCCGATGTACCTGCGGCAGATCTCTCTTCGTTGGAGTGCCTGATCAGTGCGTCCGGCCCACTTGATCCGCAGACTCGCGACGAGTTCGAGCGGCGGTACGGAATCCCGGTCCGGCTGGCCTACGGGGCAACCGAATTCGCCGGCTCACTGTGCGCCTGGACGCCGGACATGGTGCGAGATTTCGGTGCGACGAAGCGCAACAGTGTGGGTCGTGCGCTGGCCGACACCGAACTGCGGATCGTCGACCCCGATACCGGAGAGGAGCTACCGGTCGGGGCGCGCGGCTTGCTTGAGGCGAAGGTCGCGCCCATGGGCCCCGAGTGGATCCGTACCACCGACATCGCCAGCATCGACGACGACGGCTTCGTGACGCTGCACGGTCGCGCCGACGGCGCCATCAACCGGGGCGGGTTCAAGGTGCTGCCGGAAACGGTCAGACGAGTGCTTGTCACCCACCCCGGTGTGCGCGACGCGTGCGTGGTCGGCGTCCCCGACGCGCGGCTGGGCCAGGTTCCCTTCGCGGCCATCGAAGCGGCGCCCGGTGTGCCGGCGCCATCGCAGCGCGAACTCGAAGACCTGGTGCGGCAGGCTCTTCCGGTGTACCACGTGCCGGTCGCATTCGCGGTCGTCGACGAGCTCCCGCGCAATCCCGCGCTGAAGGTGAGCCTGCCGGCGGTGGCAGCGCTCTACCCCGGCGCCGTTCGCTAG
- a CDS encoding helix-turn-helix domain-containing protein, whose translation MHAVAILAYDGMSGFESGLAAEIFGMTELSELFSAGLVRPWYSVKLCSEPGEIRLLGGATVRTSYGLEDLAMADTVVIPSVRDVTQPPSPELVEAIRAADRRGARLVSICSGAFALAAAGVLDGRMATTHWIYTDLLRTNYPAIDVDSAPLYVDSGRVLTSAGCAAGLDLCLHIVRSDHGVRVANDVARRLVISPHRAGGQAQYIEAPVAEPAADGRIAAGMAWAVANLDKPITLDELAARSAMSRRSYLRQFAKATGTTPIKWLIEQRIQASLTLLESSPLSIEQIAPRVGFESPATYRHHFVRHMRTTPSDYRSAFTG comes from the coding sequence ATGCATGCGGTCGCCATCCTCGCGTATGACGGCATGTCGGGGTTCGAATCGGGACTGGCGGCGGAGATCTTCGGTATGACGGAGCTGTCGGAATTGTTCTCCGCCGGACTGGTACGTCCCTGGTACTCCGTCAAACTGTGCTCCGAGCCGGGCGAGATCCGGCTCCTCGGCGGGGCCACGGTGCGGACGTCCTACGGGCTTGAAGACCTCGCCATGGCCGACACCGTGGTCATCCCCAGTGTCCGCGACGTCACCCAACCCCCATCCCCGGAACTCGTGGAGGCGATCAGGGCGGCCGATCGCCGGGGCGCGCGCCTGGTATCCATTTGCTCGGGAGCCTTCGCGCTCGCCGCCGCCGGAGTACTCGACGGCAGGATGGCCACCACGCACTGGATCTATACAGACCTGCTGCGCACGAACTACCCGGCCATCGACGTCGACTCCGCGCCGCTGTACGTCGACAGCGGCCGGGTGCTCACCAGCGCAGGATGTGCCGCTGGCCTCGACCTGTGTCTGCACATCGTGCGATCCGATCACGGTGTGCGCGTCGCCAATGACGTGGCGCGGCGGCTGGTGATCTCTCCGCATCGCGCTGGGGGACAGGCGCAGTACATCGAGGCCCCCGTCGCCGAGCCGGCGGCCGACGGACGCATCGCCGCCGGAATGGCTTGGGCGGTGGCCAATCTCGACAAGCCGATCACGCTGGACGAGCTGGCGGCACGATCGGCGATGTCGCGCCGCAGCTACCTGCGACAGTTTGCCAAGGCCACCGGCACGACGCCGATCAAGTGGCTGATCGAGCAGCGGATCCAGGCCAGTCTCACACTCCTGGAGTCGTCCCCGCTGTCGATCGAACAGATCGCCCCGCGGGTGGGTTTCGAGTCGCCGGCGACCTACCGGCACCACTTCGTCCGGCACATGCGCACCACCCCGAGCGATTACCGCAGCGCGTTCACCGGGTAG